The Brucella melitensis bv. 1 str. 16M nucleotide sequence CCGCAGACCCGTTTTCTCTGCGCCCTGCCCACCGCGCATAATTATCCAATGAGTTCGCCCGGCGCGCTCGGCGTTTTCCATGCGGGCGGCTGTGTCGTCATGGCCCCCAACCCGGAACCGCTCAACTGCTTCTCCATCATCGAACGTCATGGCGTAAACATGGTGGCACTGGTGCCTCCGGCAGTGGCGCTCTGGCTACAGGCAGCCCCCGATCATCTGGCAGCACTCAGCTCGCTGAAACTCGTGCAGGTGGGTGGCGCAAGCTTTGCGGAGGCGCTTGCCCGGCAGGTGCCACAGGTTCTGGGCTGCAAGCTGCAACAGGTCTTCGGCATGGCCGAGGGGCTGGTCAACTATACCCGCCTTGACGACCCGGACGAGATCGTCTTCACCACCCAGGGCCGTCCGATCAGCCCGGACGATGAAATCAGGATCGTCGATGAGGATGGCGAACCCGTGGCCGAAGGCCAGCCAGGAATGCTGGCCACGCGCGGGCCTTACACGTTCTGCGGCTATTATCGCAGCCCCGAACATAATGCGCAGGTCTTCGACAGTGAAGGCTTTTATTATTCGGGCGACGTGGTCCAGCGCACGCCGGAAGGCTATCTGCGCGTCGTGGGCCGCGTGAAGGACCAGATTAATCGCGGCGGCGAGAAAGTTGCCGCCGAGGAGATTGAAAACCTGATCCTCCTCCATCCCGATGTGACGCACGCCGCACTTGTCGCCATGCAGGATGAATTGCTGGGCGAGAAAAGCTGCGCTTTCATCGTCTCGCGCAATCCCGATCTCAAGCCGCCTGTTCTGCGGCGTCACCTGCTGGCGCTGGGCGTTGCCGAATACAAGCTTCCAGACCGCATCAGGCTCATTGAAACCATGCCGCTCACCGCAGTTGGCAAGATCGACAAAAAGCATCTGCGCAAGCTTTCAAGCCCATCCTCCCCCGGTTAGCTCGCGTTTTACTCCAGTCGGATTACGCTTCAAACCCACAAAGGCAAGACCATGGCCATTCCCAAAATCGCCGATTATCCAATGCCGCAAAAGGCAGGCTTTCCCGCCAACAAGACGAACTGGCAACCCGATCCCGCCCGCGCGGTGCTGCTGATCCACGACATGCAGCGCTATTTCCTGCGCTTTTACGACGCAAACGGCCCGCTGATGGGCGATCTTATCGGCAATCTCGTTCGCCTGCGCAACTGGGCGCATGAAAACGGCGTGCCGGTGGTCTATACGGCGCAGCCGCACGAGCAGCCAGCAGGCGACCGCGCCCTTCTCAACGATATGTGGGGGCCGGGCTTGCCCGCCGCCGCGCCGGAACAGCAGCTCATCGTGGACAAACTGACGCCCGGCGCCACCGATACGGTGCTGGCCAAATGGCGCTACAGCGCCTTCCAGCGGTCCGACCTTCTGCAACGCATGAAAGACTGGAACCGCGACCAATTGATTATCGGCGGCATCTACGCCCATATCGGTTGCATGGTGACGGCCATCGATGCCTTCATGAACGACATCCAGCCTTTCATGGTGGGCGATGCGGTTGCCGACTTCTCCGAGGAAGAACATCGCCTTGCGCTGAAATATGTCGCGACCCGCTGCGGCGCGGTCATCGACACGGCCAGCCTTATCAGAAAGCCCGCCACTGAAACCACCCGCGACTGGCTGCAAAAGCGGGTTCTGGAACTGATCGAGGATGAGACGGAACTCGACCCGCAGGAAAACCTCATCCTCTACGGCCTCGATTCGCTACAGGTGATGAAGCTTTCCGCCGAACTGAAAGAGCGCGGCGTGGCCGTGGGCTTTGATGATCTTGCCCGCGTGCCAACCCTTGCGGCCTGGTGGGACCTGATCGAAACAAAGCAGAAGGCAGCCGCCTGATGGTCGAGGCAAAATCCTATCCGGCAAGCTGGCGCTTTGCCGGAAAACGGGTGATCGTCACCGGCGCCGCACAAGGCATCGGCCGCCGTGTGGCAGAGCATTTTCTGGCCGAAGGCGCAACCGTCATCGGGCTGGATCGTCAGGCTGGCGAGGCGGATGCGCCCTTTCGGCTGATCCGGCTCGATATTACCGATGCGGCGGAAGTCCGCGCGGTCAGCGACGGTCTCAAGGCGGAAGGCAAACCCCTCGATATTCTGGTCAATGTCGCGGGTGTGCTGAAGCTTGGCAACAGCGACAGGCTGAGCGCGGAAGATTGGAAAACCTGCATGGATGTCAATGCCAGCGGTCCCTTCCATCTTCTCAGCCAATGGGTTCCCGTTTTCCGCGACCAGCGCCACGGCGCCATTGTCAATGTCGCCTCCAACGCCGCCCATGTGCCGCGCCTCAACATGGCGGCCTATTGCGCATCGAAAGCAGCATTGGCAAGCTTCAGCCATTGCGTGGCGCTGGAGCTTGCACCCTATGGCGTGCGCTGCAATGTCGTCTCGCCGGGATCAACCCGCACAGCCATGCTGGGCGCCATGCTGAACGATCCTTCCGGCGAAGCGCAACTGGTGCGTGGCCTGCCGGAACAGTTCAAGCTTGGCATACCGCTCGGCAAGATCGCGATCCCGGACGATATCGCCAATGTCATCCTGTTTCTGGCGTCCGATCAGGCCGGGCATGTGACGATGCAGGATATTGTCGTGGATGGCGGAGCAACCCTTGGCGCATGAGACCGCGTGGCTTGCGCCAGGCGCCCACGGCGTTTCGGTCATAACGCCGTGGGCCGATCTGGCCGCAGACTGCTGTTTCGTCATGGCCCGCTATTCGGCCAGCAAACCCTTGATAGACCCTTCTATCCCCGCTCCTGCGCGCGCCGCCCCGCGCCGAAAGGCGGAATTTGTCGCCGGGCAAGCCTGCGCGCGCGAAGCCCTGCGCCTTGCAGGCGGGCCTGCCGTAATGCCGGGGCGTGGGGATGACCATGCGCCCATCTGGCCACCGGGCATGGTCGGTTCCATCTCCCATAGCAAGGGATGCGCAATTGCCGTCGCCGCCCGCCAGAGCCGCTATCTGGGCCTCGGCATTGATATCGAACGCCTGCAAACGGAAAGTTCGGCCCGAAAAATCGCCCCGCAGATACTGGGTGAAAGCGAGCTGCGCCAATTGCCCGAAGCCGGCCGGGCCTTTCTGGTGAGCCTTGCTTTTTCTGCAAAAGAAAGCCTGTTCAAGGCGCTTTATCCGGCAGTGCAGCAATTCCAGAGTTTCCATGCCGCAGCCTTTTCCTTTGACGGCGACAGGCAGCAAGCCTGCCTTGAGCTCGCGGTGGACTGGTCGGCGCAATGGCGCCGCGGGCAGCGGTTCCCGATCCGCTTTTTCTGCCGCGACGGTTTCATTCTCACCTGCACGGCCATTGCGGCCATCAGTTGCCGTTCAGAAATGTCAGGATAAGTTGCTGGACATTGCCGCCATTGCCCATTTCGACATGATCGAAATCCCGGCCCTGTGCGCGCTGAACCTGAACCATATCCGTAATCTCCTTCGCCAGAACCTTGCGGATTTTCCGGCATTTCGGATCGTTCGGCACGGAAAGCCCCACTGTCCTGCGCACAATCTCGCGCGTCATGGCCTTGGCATGGTCGCCATGCACCAGTTCGTGACGGCGGATACCGTCATAAAAGCGGTCCCACCTCTCCTTTACCGGTGGGGCAAGCGTCTGCGACGGGTTTGGAAGCATGTAGGTGATCCTGAGTCTGGGCGTTGCGGAAACAACCGTGCACGCGCCATTGGAGCGGTCGAACTCCCGGTCCCAGGTCAGCACATAGCTTGTATGTGCGATGACACGTCTCTCGCCGATCTTCGGCCCGCGCGCACCAATGGATTCATAAAGCTCCGGCGGCGTGGTTCCCGCAATCGCATAGGGCTTCACGATCTCGACGGCTTTCCACCCGTCTTCCGCCCACCCGTTTTCCACCATGACCTGCGAAGCCGCCAGGAATCCGAGAACTGACAATACCGCCGCTTTTCTCACATTTGCCCCGATTTTTCTGGTGCTTTGGCCACAAGCTACCGCATCACTGTGCCACGCGGTAGCGCGTTTGCAGCAACAACCACCATATCGATCGGGCTTTGTCCACAGCGGGCAAAAAGTTTAGCAATTGACTCGCACCCGCTGGCATCGTTTGATCCATTTACGGGCATGGAGTTCTGGGGCGGCAAACACTCCAAAGCAGAAAATCCATTTCTACAACACTTATAATATTGGAGTTCTGTTGTGATCAAATCCACCAGACGGGGAATAATTCATCTTGCTTTCGCACTGGCTGCTTCCACGGCCATCGGCACATTTGCGACCAGCGCGGCCGAAGCAAAAGACAAGATCATGCTCATCGTCAATGGCACGCTTGGCGACAAATCCTTCTTCGACAGTGCCGCCAACGGCATGAAAATGATCAAGGACAAATATGGCGACGAGGTCGAGACCAGAATCCTCGAAATCGGCGACGATCCGACCAAGTGGGAGCCGGTGCTTCTCGATGCATCGGAGCAGGACTGGGACCTCATCATAGCCGGCACCTACCAGATGGCGGAAACCGTCGGTTCGGTCGCGCAGCAATATCCCGATAAAAAATACATCCTTTATGATGCAAGCGTGCCTTATGAAGAAGGTGGCTACGACAATGTCTATTCCATCCAGTACAAGCAGAACGAAGGGTCCTATCTTGGCGGCCTGCTGGCCGCTTCGCTGCTGAAGGAAGGCAAGCTCGGCGACGGGGCCAAGAATCTGGGCTTTCTTGGCGGCATGGACATTCCCGTCATCAACGATTTCCTCGTCGGTTAGATTGCCGGTGCGCAATCCGTCATCCCCGATGCCAAGATCGCCGTTTCCTATGCCGGGTCCTTCATGGATGCGGCAAAGGGCAAGGAACTTGGCCTCGCACAATATCGCTCCGGCGTTTCGCTGGGCTTCGTCGTCGCCTCGCAGACGGGCCTTGGCCAGCTTTCGGCGGCGAAAGAAACCGGCAAATATGTTCTGGGTGTCGATTCCGATCAGGAAGCGATCTTCAAGGACAGCGATCCGGCTATTGCCAAGCAGGTTGTCAGCTCCGTGCTGAAAAATATCGATGTCAGCCTGCTGCAAGCCTATGAACGCTACAAGGCAGGCAACCTGCCCTTCGGCAAGGCCGAGGCGCTGGGCCTCAAGGAAGGTGCTGTCGGCATTGTGCAGGACGGCAATATGGCGACCATGGCAACGCCGGACATAAAGGACGCCATCAAGAAGGCTTCCGACGAGATTTCCGAAGGCAAGATCACGGTTCCGAGCACATTCGGCATGAGCACCGAGGATCTGAACGCAATCCGCAACAAGGTTCGTCCCTGATCGTGGAAAAACAAGGTGAAACGAGTGAAGGCGGCGATGCAATCGTCGCCTTCCGCCCCATCGTCGCCTTCCGCGATGTGAGCAAGATTTACCCAAACGGCACGGTCGCGCTGCGCGACGTCTCGTTTTCGATCCGCGCAGGCTCCATCCACGCCATTTGCGGCGAGAACGAAGCTGGCAAATCCACGCTCATGAAAATCCTGTTCGGCATCGAGAATGCCACGGCAGGCGAAATCGTGGTCGATGGCAAGCACATCGCCTCCTGGTCGCCGGAAGATGCCGCCGCACAGGGCATCGGCATGGTGCACCAGCATTTCTCGCTCGTGCCGACGCTGACCGTCACCGAAAACATCATTCTTGGTCATGAGCCGGTGAAGGCGGGCCTGATCGACCGGGCGGGCGCGCGCAAGATGGTCGAAACGCTGATGCAGCAATATGACCTGCACGCCGACCCGGATGCCATTACCGGCACGCTTTCCGTCGCGGCCCAGCAGAAGGTTGAAATCCTGAAGGCGCTGGCGCGCCGCACAAGGCTTCTGATCCTCGATGAGCCGACTGCCGTTCTTTCTCCACCGGAGATCGAGGAACTGATGCGGCGACTGAAAAGCCTGCGCGACGACGGCATCACCATTCTTTTCATTTCGCACAAGCTGAACGAAGTGCGCGAACTGGCCGAAAGCGTGACCGTGCTGCGCGCCGGTGCCGTGGCTGGCACGGAAAAGCTTGCCGATGTGCCGGACGATGCCATCATGCAGATGGTGATGGGCCATGCGGTGGATATCCCGAAGCGCGCGCACCAGCGAGGACCGGGCAGGACCGTCCTTGAAATGAAGGATGTGACCACAGCGGCCCCCGACCCTGCCGACCGGATCAGGAATGTCAGCCTCACCATTGGCGCAGGCGAGATCATCGGCGTGGCGGGCGTGGACGGCAGCGGCCAGCGCGGCCTTGTTTCCGTGCTTTCCGGCCTGGCGGTTGCGGCAAGCGGCACGATCAGCCTCAATGGCGTCGATATGCTGCGCGCCTATACGGCAAGCTGGCGCAAAAAGGGCCTTGCCTATCTGCCTGCCGACCGTTTTTCGCAAGGTGGCGCGCCGGGCCTGTCGCTTGCCGAAAACGCGATAGCCGGGGCCGGGTCAGTCACCGCCGACAGGCAGATTTTCCGGGGGCCGTTTCTGCGCTGGAGCGCCATCAAGGCGCGCGTCAGCGGCATGATAAGGCAATATTCGGTGCGCGCGGGCGCCATCACCGAAAGGCTCGATTCCCTTTCCGGCGGCAATGCGCAAAAGCTGATTGCCGCGCGTGAACTTGCCACCAATCCGAAATTCCTGATCGCCGACCAGCCGACGCGCGGCATTGATGTTTCGGCAGCTGCCTTCCTGCACCGCCGCATCGACGAAGTGGCGCAGGGCGGTTGCGCCGTGCTGCTCGTGAGCGCCGATCTCGATGAATTGCTGCGCCTGAGCGACCGCATTGTCGTTCTGTTCAACGGGCGCATCGCCACCATTCTCGACAATGGGCCAGAGATCACGCCGGCTGTCCTTGGACCTTACATGCTCGGAACGCGAGCATGATCCCAAAAAGTGTAACGTGGTTTTTGGATGAGATCATGCTCAAGCAGAGAGTTGTTGCCTGATGCGCAGATTTATCGCCTATCTCATTCCCTTCTTCCTCACCGTGCTGGTGATTGGCGTCATCATGGCCGTGCTGCTGGTGCCGCTGGCGCTGATGCAGGACAACCCGGCTGCAATCCTGAAAACCTTCTTCCTCGGCCCGTTCGGCAGCATTCGCCATATGGGCAATGTGGTGGAAGCGGCAACACCGATCATGCTGACCGGGCTTGCCATCACTATTCTTTTCCGCTCCGGCCTGTTCAATCTGGGTGCGGAAAGCGGCTTCTTCCTCGGCGCGCTCGGCGCGGTGGCGGGCGCGGTGCTGCTCCCCTCGCTCGGCTGGTTTTCGCTGCCGGTCGCCATCCTTTGCGGCGCGGTGGCGGGCAGTTTCGCCTGCACCATTCCGGCAGCACTGCGGCTGCGTTTCGGCGCATCGGAAATGGTGACATCGCTCGTCTTGAACTATGCCTTCCTGTTTTTGGGCCTCTTCGTCCTCAATTATGTCATTCGCGATCCCAATGCGGGCGGGATGATGTCGCTTCGGATACCGGCGGACGCCAAGCTCGACCGGCTTCTGGCGGGAACCCGCCTCAACAGCGGCTCGATCATCGCGGTTCTTGCCTGTATCGCGGGCGGTATCTGGCTTTACTGGACGCGCTCCGGCCTCAATATCCGTATTGCAGGCTCAAGCCCCGGATTTGCCAATCATCTTGGCCTGCCGCTGAAAGGGATCATCATGCGCGCGCAGATCGTCGGCGGGCTGGTGGCGGGCATGGCGGGCGCGCTGGAAGTGCTGGGCCTTCATGCCCGCTTTGCCTGGCTCGACCTGCCGGGCTATGGCTGGACCGGCCTCGTCGTCGCCATTCTGGCGCGCGAAAACCCGTTCCTGCTCATTCCCTCCGCCCTCTTCCTCGGTTTCGTGCAGGTGGGCGGCGATCTTCTGGCGCGCAACATGAACATCCCGACCGAAGTGGTGGGCCTCGTAACCGCCGCCATCATGGTGGGCGCGACGGCAAGCGTCATTCACAATCATCCAACCGTATTGCGGCTGATCAGAAGCTTGCGCAATCGCGATGGAGAACAAGCGGGAGTGCAGGCATGACAACCGTTCTTGCGCAAATTCTCGATCCGCATTTCATCGGCACCATCCTGCGCGTGGCAACGCCTTTGTTGCTGGCCGCACTTGGCGTGATGATTTCCGACCGGGCGGGCGTGCTCAATATCGGCATGGAAGGCATGATGCTGGTTGCCGCCCTCATCGCCGTTCTGGCCAGTGCCGCAACGGGAAGCCCGGCCGTCGGCCTTCTGGCCGCACTCGTGGTCGGTGCGCTTCTCGGCTGGCTGATGTCGCTTTCGGTCAACCGGCTTGGCACCGATCTCATCATGACCGGCATTGCGCTTAACATTGCGGCAGCGGCGGCAACCACGCTCGGGCTTTATCTTGCAACGGGCGACAAGGGCATGTCGGGTGCGCTCAAAAGCGGCGCGCTGCCAAGCCTTGCCGTGCCTTTCATCGGCAATATCCATGTGCTGACCTTTGCCGCCCTTCTGGCGGTTCCGGCGGTCAGCCTTTTGATGATGCGCACCCGCTTCGGCCTGCATCTGCGCGCCACCGGCGTCGATCCGAAATCGGCGCGCGCGGCAGGCATCCAGACGGGCCGGGTGCAGATGATGGCGCTTATTCTCTCCGGCCTCTTTGGCGGCGCGGCAGGCGCCTATCTGTCGCTTGGCTATGTCACATGGTTTGCGCAGAACATGACCGCCGGGCGCGGTTTCATCGCCATTGCAGCGGAAGTCATGGGACAGGGCACCGCATGGGGAACGCTTGTGGCAAGCCTGGTTCTGGCCGCCGCGGAATCGATCGCCATTACGCTGCAAAGCCTTGGCCTGCCCTTCGAGCTGATGCAGATGATCCCTTATCTTGTCCCGGTCATCGTGCTGACGGTCCATGCCGCGCGGCGCCAGCGGCGCGCACGGCGGCAGATCACGCCCGAGACACAAGAGACATAGGCGCCGTCATGACAGCGCCCCCTTGTTGAGCAAACATGCAGTATCATGCGCAATCCCCTCCCAACGAACTCATCAGGAAACCACCATGGCCCGTAAAATCATTATCGATACCGATCCCGGTCAGGACGATGCCGTCGCCATTTTGCTGGCGCTTGCAAGCCCTGAACTCGACATTCTCGGCATTACCGCCGTTGCAGGAAATGGCCCGCTGGCGCGCACAGAAGTCAATGCCCGCACGGTCTGCGAAGTGGCGAAAAAGCCGGACACAAAAGTATTTGCAGGCTCCATCCGCCCATTGGTGCGCCCGCTTGTCACCGCTGAAAACGTTCATGGCAAGACCGGCCTCGATGGCTATGACCTGCCCGCCCCCACCATGCCGCTTCAAGCCCAGCATGGCGTTGATTTCATCATTGAAACACTGATGAAGGAAGAACCGGGCACCGTCACACTCTGCCCGATCGGGCCGCTGACCAACATCGCTTCCGCGCTGATCCGCGAGTCGAAGATTGCCGGGCGCGTCAAGGAAATCGTGCTGATGGGCGGCGGCTATTTCGAGGGCGGCAACATCACGCCATCGGCGGAATTCAACATCTATGTCGATCCGCATGCCGCATCGGTTGTCTTCAGCTCCGGCATCAAGATCACCATGTTGCCGCTCGATGTCACGCACAAGGTTCTCACCACTGAAAAGCGCATCGCCGCCATTCGCAACATAGGCAGCCATGTCGGCGAAGTGGTCGCGGCCTGGCTTGAGTTTTTCGAGCGTTATGATGAAGCCAAATACGGCACCGATGGTGCCCCACTGCATGACCCGAACGTCATCGCCTATCTCATCAAGCCGGAGCTTTATTCAGGCCGTGCATGCAATGTGGAAATCGAGATCAATTCGGAACTGACCATCGGCGAAACAGTCGTTGACTGGTGGGAGGTGACAGACCGTCCGAAGAATGCCTTCTTCATCAAGGATGTGGATGCCGATGGCTTCTTCAGCCTGCTGACGGAGCGTCTGGCGACGCTTTGACCGGTATTGGCTGGTTCACAGAAACGCCGCGCAGGCCAAACCTTGCGCGGCTTTTCTTTTGAAACAAGCTGGAAGCTCAAGCGCGCCCGATGAGTTCCTCAACCTCACGCGCGGTTGGCGCGGCAGCGCCTGCGCCAACCCGCGTAACCGCAATCGCGCCCGCCGCCGAACCATACCGCACGCAATCATGCAAGGGCCGCGCCTGCGAGAAAGCAACGGCAAAGCCGCCGTTGAAACTGTCACCGGCTGCAACCGTATCCACCACCTTTACCTTGAACGGCGTGAAGTGTTTCACCTCATCCGCCGTTACCAGCAGCGCGCCACGGCTTCCAAGCTTGAGGATGACGATCTTCGGGCCGCGCTCCAGAAGCTTGCGCCCCGCCGCTTCCGCCGAAGCGAGGTCGGTCGGCTCAATGCCGGTGATTTCAGCGGCTTCCGTCTCGTTGGGCGAAATGATGTCGCTCAGGGCGATAAGATCGGCCATCTGGCTTGCATCCCCCACCGGGGCCGGGTCGAGCAGGACGGTTCCACCCGCTGCCCGCACGGCTTTCGCAACGGCCAGATTGGCTTCATGCGGCACTTCGCGCTGCAAAAGCGTAATCCTTGCCTTGGCAATATCAGCGCCATAAGCATCAATATCGGCTGACGACCAGCGCGCATTGGCGCCAGCACAGACCGCAATCGTGTTCTGCCCGGTTTCCTCCACCTGGATGATCGCCATGCCTGTATCGACGTCATCGATCACGCGCACGCTGCCGGTATCCAGCCCAAACTCGCGCATCTGCTTTAAGGCCAGTTCGCCAAAGGCATCATGGCCGACCGCGCCGACAAATCGGATTGCCCCGCCAAGTTTTGCCACCGCAACCGCCTGATTGGCTCCTTTGCCACCCAGCCCGATGCCATAGCCGGATGCGTTTACCGTCTGCTCCGGCCGCGGCAGGGCAGCCATTCGGGCGCTTACATCCACATTCACACTGCCGAAAACGAAAATCTTCAACGGGGCTTCTCCATGGCTCATGGCATCTGCTTGAAATCAATATTGCCGCACCATAGCCGCGAACGGGAAAAACTTCCACGCCAGCCCGTTTTCATACACAACCCATGAAAAGCCGCTGAGGAAGCCTTGCCATAAAAGTCCTGCCCTCATCCTTGCACGGCTTCGTGACTTGGCCTTGTTTTCGCCAGGCGTTATCTTTTATCGTTCGACATAAACGCATATTGCACCCCGAAGCCAGTGTGTGAATCTCAAATTCGCATCACTTGGGAGCCTCGAAAATGCCCTCGTGGTCTGACCACTAGGCGCTTTCATCAATTTTCGGATCACAAACATGATTAACGACCTGACCGATGAGATATTCTGGGTGTTCACCATCGGGTGTTGCATCCTGTTTTTCTTGCGCCTGCTCTCCCCTCCCGGAGCAGAGAAATTTAAGTTGAAGGCCGGCGACATTCCAGAGCCTCGCCGCCGTTTTCGCCGCCGCACTTTCAAGAGCCGGTTGCATGCACGCCGCAGGCTCGAAATGAAATAAAGATTTTGCGCAAGCGATTTGCCGACGCATGGCCCGGTTTGCGGGCTGATATTCTTTTCTCAATCGTCATGGATGCTTCTTTGCAGCGATAAGTGGAATTTCCACGCAGGCGCGCGCCACTTCAAAGGCTTTCCGGCCATTTATTATGGTTTTCATTTCGTTGATTAAGGTAAACGTCATGAAACCTATCTCTCTCTCTTATGTTTCGCTGCTCGGACTTCTCCTTTTCATGTTCTAGCAGCGCGCCGGCTGTTTCCGGTTGCACATCGCGCTCATCATCAGCGGTTTGATTGAGAAAGCACCGCTTGCGGCCTTTTCCGACAGAATGCGCAGATAGCCGCCCGCTGAGCGAATATGGTCGTATCGCTGGAGAATATAGGCAATTGTGATCGCAGCGTTATGAATTCCCAGCGTCTTTGTTGCCATATCGTAGAGTTTGTTATCGATGCCAAGGAAAATACGTACTTTCCCTGCCGTTTCGATCAGATCCTGCCAGATGCGAATGGAACCCGATGCATAGGTTTCTATTTCCGGGCAGGCTCGCAGAACCATATCGAGAGAAATGGACGGTTCTTTCTGCACCTGGCTGTTCTCAAACACGCGCTGGTCTTCGTGCGAAAGAGCGGTTTCATCAAAATGGGAATCTGGTTTCGATTCATTTAGCTGCCGCTCATTTTGAGATTCATTGCCGCTCAAATTTTCAGCTTTTTTGTTTGTCTTCAACAGCTTATCGACATTCTCGCGGATTTCGCGCATCTGTTCGACCAGCATTGCCAGTTCCTGCACGTCCGCGCGGCGCGGAATGGCTTCGACAATATCGCGAAAACGCTGGTTGAGATGCGCCCAAGGCCCTTCCAGTCCTTCGATGAGAGCGAACTCGATCAGCTTGGCAATATCCCGGCGCAACAAGGTCAGTTGTTCACGCATTTCCCGAAGCTGTGCCTTTGCGGTTTTGA carries:
- the rbsK gene encoding ribokinase, with amino-acid sequence MSHGEAPLKIFVFGSVNVDVSARMAALPRPEQTVNASGYGIGLGGKGANQAVAVAKLGGAIRFVGAVGHDAFGELALKQMREFGLDTGSVRVIDDVDTGMAIIQVEETGQNTIAVCAGANARWSSADIDAYGADIAKARITLLQREVPHEANLAVAKAVRAAGGTVLLDPAPVGDASQMADLIALSDIISPNETEAAEITGIEPTDLASAEAAGRKLLERGPKIVILKLGSRGALLVTADEVKHFTPFKVKVVDTVAAGDSFNGGFAVAFSQARPLHDCVRYGSAAGAIAVTRVGAGAAAPTAREVEELIGRA